CGTCAACCTCGTGGGTGATCTGTTCTGCGTGCTGGCCGGGGCATTCTACGCGCTCTACATCATCATGCTGAACGCCGCGCGCGAGCGTCTGGGACAATATTCGCTGCTGGCCGTATCGACGGCCGCCAGCGTGCCCGTGATGCTCGTCATCGCGCTCCTGCTGGGCGAGACGATCATGCCCCGCAACTGGACCCCGCTGATCGCGCTGGCCATCTCCAGCCAGTTGATCGGGCAGGGCTTCCTGATCTATTCGCTCAGGCACTTCCCGCCGCTGATCATCGGCCTTGCGCTGATGGCGCAGCCCGCCCTTGCCGCGACGGTGGGCTGGCTGGCGTTCGGGGAGACGCTGAGCACGCTCGATGTGGCGGGCATGGTATTGCTCGCTTTCGCGCTGGTGCTCGCAAGGGCCGGCGACAAACCCGCTGCAAGGAACTGAATGCATGGCGCGACTCGTACTGTTCAACAAGCCGTTCGATGTACTCTCGCAGTTCACCGACCTGCGTTCGCCCACCCCGCGCGCGACGCTGTCGGATTTCGTGGACGTGCCCGGCGTCTATCCCGCCGGCCGGCTCGACCGTGACAGCGAAGGGCTGCTGCTGCTGACCGATGACGGCCGCCTGCAGTCGCGCATCGCCGACCCGCGTTTCAAGACGGCGAAGACCTATCTCGTGCAGGTGGAGGGAGAGCCGGACGAGGCCGCCATCGCATCGCTGTGCAAGGGCGTGGCGCTGAACGACGGCATGACCCGCCCCGCCAAGGCCCGCCGCATCGACGAGCCAGAGCTATGGCCGCGCACCCCGCCGGTGCGTTTTCGCAAGAGCGTGCCTGACTGCTGGATCGAGGTGACCATCTACGAAGGTCGCAACCGTCAGGTCCGCCGCATGACCGCCGCCGTCGGCCATCCGACCCTGCGCCTCGTGCGCTGGCGCGTCGGTGACTGGACGCTGGAGGGCGTGGCGCCGGGCGAATGGCGCGAAGCCGAATTCTGATTTGATAGCGGCAAGGGAGACAGGCCGGTGTCACAAGACAGCATGATCGTCGTATGCCCCGTCTGCGCAGCCGCTAACCGCCTGCCCGCCGACCGGTTGGGCGCGGGCGGCAAATGCGGCAAGTGTGGCCATGCGCTGTTCGCCGCCGTGCCCGTCACCCTGACTGCGGCCAACTTCGATGCTCATGCGAGCAAGAGCGACCTGCCGCTGCTGGTGGATTTCTGGGCGTCGTGGTGCGGGCCATGCCGCCAGATGGCCCCGGCCTTCACCGCCGCCACTGCGCAGCTGGAACCGCGGATGCGCCTCGGCAAGCTGGATACCGAGGCGGAATCCGCGATCGCCGGGCGCTATGCGATCCGCTCGATCCCGACGATGATCCTCATCCGCAAGGGCCGCGAGGTCGCCCGCCAGTCCGGCGCGATGCCGGCCAGCGCG
The DNA window shown above is from Novosphingobium sp. P6W and carries:
- the trxC gene encoding thioredoxin TrxC encodes the protein MIVVCPVCAAANRLPADRLGAGGKCGKCGHALFAAVPVTLTAANFDAHASKSDLPLLVDFWASWCGPCRQMAPAFTAATAQLEPRMRLGKLDTEAESAIAGRYAIRSIPTMILIRKGREVARQSGAMPASAIVSWARQAAGA
- a CDS encoding pseudouridine synthase, which codes for MARLVLFNKPFDVLSQFTDLRSPTPRATLSDFVDVPGVYPAGRLDRDSEGLLLLTDDGRLQSRIADPRFKTAKTYLVQVEGEPDEAAIASLCKGVALNDGMTRPAKARRIDEPELWPRTPPVRFRKSVPDCWIEVTIYEGRNRQVRRMTAAVGHPTLRLVRWRVGDWTLEGVAPGEWREAEF